Part of the Rhizobium viscosum genome is shown below.
GAGGCCATCGAGGCTTTCGTTGAGCAGCAGGAGTGGCAGCTTGCCGAGATCGAAGCCGGGTTGGCTGAGGCCGATCGCGGCGAATTTGCCAGCGCCGAAGATGTGGCGAAGGTCGTTGGAAAGTACGTCAAGTCTGCCCGTCAATCATGAGCGGAAAGCGTATTCGCTGGACGTTTCGGGCGTTACGGCGGCTTGACGAAATCGGCGCTCATATTGAGAAGGATGATCCTGATGCGGCAGCACGCGTGATTGCCAGGATCGTAACGGCCGTGGATGCGCTCGCCGAACTACCTGCGAGCGGACGGCCGGGGCGCATCAAAGGCACCCGTGAACTGGTGCTGACGGATATTCCCTACATCATCCTGTACCGGGTTGGATGGGACATCGAGATCATCACCGTCATGCATGCTCACCAGCGCTGGCCATCGGAATTCTAGCCTTCGCGATAGATTTAGAAATCACCTGGGCGGAAGAATGGTTGGCAGCACATGCCTATGAAGTGTTGGCCGCGCCGGAATTGATAGGCGCCGTACCTTGGTCGAAAATCTATAGCCTCAATACCGATCGGGGCAACGTGTATCTGAAATGGAGCGCGCCCGCCTACGCGCGTGAGGCGGTGCTGATGGCTCATCGGGCCGAACGATTTCCGAGCGAAATTTCTCAGGTCTTGGCAGTAAACCAAGCCATCGGCGCTGCTTCGGTTGCGATGGATGATCGTGTAATGCTGAAAAAAGAGGCCGCCTCCGGATGCGGAAGGCGGCCATTTGCGGATCCTCGGGCAATCCGTGGCTTCGGCGGAGGG
Proteins encoded:
- a CDS encoding CopG family ribbon-helix-helix protein; translation: MTAAFTVRVSDETANKLNQIAEKLDRSRAYMAAEAIEAFVEQQEWQLAEIEAGLAEADRGEFASAEDVAKVVGKYVKSARQS
- a CDS encoding type II toxin-antitoxin system RelE/ParE family toxin, with amino-acid sequence MSGKRIRWTFRALRRLDEIGAHIEKDDPDAAARVIARIVTAVDALAELPASGRPGRIKGTRELVLTDIPYIILYRVGWDIEIITVMHAHQRWPSEF